The Maridesulfovibrio sp. genomic sequence CGAGTCCTCAAGATTGATAAGCACCCGGTCCATTTCACGATCAGTAAAGTCGTTGAAATCAACAGAGGACAACTCCTCCATGAGTTCCTTCCAGAATTCATCTACCTTATCCGCATCAAGGGTCGCAAAGACATAAAGCATCCCGGCACGTTCAAGGGTCAGGGATGAAACAGAGATGCTGTCCACCATACGTTTTTCATACTTGAACTTGCGGTACAGGCGTGAAGTTTCGCCCCCCCCAAGCAGCTCGCACATGGTTTCAAGCCCTGCGATCTTGGCGGAATCAAGGCCCGGAATGGGAAAAGCCACCCCGATGTATGCTTTATTCCACTTACCGGGAACAACCTGCACTGTTGTCTTGCCGGAAGCAGGAACAGGAAAAGTCTTAGGCGGCACTACCGGTGCCACAGATTTGCGGCTGCCACAAAGTTTTTCGGCTTCCTTGACCACTGCTTCAGGATCAATTTTACCGACGACGGTCAGCAGCATGGATTGCGGCTGGTAAAGACGGTCAATATATGCATGGATATCTTCGGAGGAAAGCCCTTTTACGGTGTCGCGGTAACCAATGATAGGCCATTGGTAGCTGGTATCTTTCCAGACGATAGACTGCAGGGTCTTGAAAATCCTGCTGCCGGGATTATCCTCGCCCCGCTCCAACTCGGAAAGCACAACCTCACGCTCAGACTTGAGTTCATCGGGATCAATCCTGGCGTTAAATGTCATGTCGGTGACAATATCCATGCCCAGTTTCCATTCGCTTTCCGGGACTTCGACATAGAAAACAGTATAATCGAAGCTGGTGGCAGCGTTCATATCACCACCCACGGATTCAATCTCACGAGCAGTCTCACCGGGCCCCCGGTTCTCAGTACCTTTGAAAACCATATGTTCCAGCAGATGGCTTATCCCGGCCTGCCCCGGTTCTTCATAAGAAGATCCGGCATGAACAAACAGCCGCACGTTAACAAGTGGGAAACGGTCATCTTCCTTGACAAGGATTGACATACCGTTCTTAAGCCTGATCACGTGCGGACCTTCACCGGAAGCAAGAGCGCTTTTGATTTCCGCACTCAGCTCAGCCGCTGCGGCTTCTTCCGCAACTGAATCCACTGCAGTCACAGCAGGAGCAACTGAAGATCCGGCCACGTTTTCAATTAATCCGGCAGCCACATCTTCTTTTTTACTGGCATCTATTTTTTCAACTTTGCATCCGCTACTCATCAGCAGCACCCCGCAAAGAAGCATGAAAATACATAATTTCTCAAAATCAAATCCTTTAACGGCTGCAACAGCCTGCACTTTTTGTTGAGGGACCATGTCTTTTAAACTCCGGTATGTCAATCTGGTTTGAAGTACAAATTATCGGAAAAATAGAGGGCGGTAACAATATCCCATAAACACAGAAAATAATTTAAGCATAGGTTCCGCAGAGGTCAACGTATGAAAAATAAAAATCGGAAAAAACAACTTGATCCTGTAAACAATTCCAAAAATTGTTAATTCACGCTCCAAGGTCGGAAAAACAAGTACCTATATGCAAGGTAGAATGTATATGTTGATTGACAAAACAACTTCCGAGGGACATTATTTGCGGCGCGGAAAATACCAGTTGCGAGGTGTTTTACTTCAATTAATTTACGGAGGTGCTGATGCCTTTTAATTCAACGGTCTCCCCAGTCAAACGGGGCAAGAGCGACGCAATTCTGGACTGGCTCCAGATGTTTTCAGGAGTGGCTCTTATCATTTTTGTATTTATGCATATGAGCCTTGTATCAAGCGTAATTTTCAGTCCATCCATCATGGACACCATTGCGCACACTTATGAGGAAAACTACATGGCCCAGATCGGCGGGCCGATCCTTTTTCTACTTTTCCTCTTTCATTTTTATCTTGCCGCACGCAAGATTCCCTTCAGGCTTGAAGGACAGAAAACCATCTGGAAGCATGCCAAAATGCTCAAGCATCGCGACACATGGCTCTGGGTGGTTCAAGTGGTTTCCGCCATGCTGATTCTGGTCATGGGAGCCATCCACATGTGGGCTGTACTGAGTGACCTGCCCATCACCGCAGCCCGCTCTGCCGAGCGCATTCAGTCCGGGCCGTGGATTTTCTTTTATCTTGTACTCGCTCCGCTTGTTGTAATGCATGTTGTAGCAGGTTTGTACAGGATCGCAGTAAAATGGGGCTTCATCAAAGACTACCAGCGCGGCAGGTTGAACAAATTTGCTACCGGTCTGGCCGTAGTCTTTATCTGCATCGGACTGGCAACTCTGGCCAGATTCATGACTCTGACTACATAGATTTTGCTGCAACCCGTGGCTTTAAAGCTGTCTATCTTATGATGGACAGCTTTTTTTACGGTTAAATCCTGTTGATTGATTTACAAATCAATGGTATTGGTCAGACCAATTGTTCAAAAACTTAAATTGGTAGGACCCATTATGGAGTCAAAATCTGCAAAAACAGTTCACCAGTCTGTGGCCCGGCAGATTGCAGAACTGATTGAATCCGGAAATCTCAAAAAAGGGGACAAGCTGCCGGCGGAACGCACATTAGCCGAGCGTTTCAAGGTTTCCAGAAGTTCAATCCGTGAGGCAATCAAGTCACTGGCCCAGAAGAATTTGGTCGAAAGCCGCCGGGGAGACGGCACTTACATCCTCGCTGACATGGATGCTGACATCTTCGATGCCTTCATCACTGCTTTCAGTGACCAAAAAAAACGCATCAATGATATTTTCCAGTTCAGGAAAGTAATAGAGCCGGAGATAGCCGCTCTGGCCGCATCATCAATGGATGAAGAAACCCTGAACCGAATGAAAGTGATTGTCTGTGACCAGCAGATAAAGGCCCGGACCGGGAAAAACAGCAGCAATCTGGATGCCCAGCTGCATCTGGAAATTGCCAGGGCCACCGGCAACTCAATCTTTCCGGAAATGATGCAGGCTCTGGATCGCATAATGACGGAAAGCCGCTCTGAAATCCTGCAGCCCCCGGCAAGGCAAAAGGCATCTATTGCGGCCCATTTCAAAATTCTTGAAGCTTTTGAAAACCGGGACCCGGCAATGGCCCGCGAAGCCATGCGCCAGCATATCGCTGAAGTTGAAGAAGCAGCGACCGGCCATGATTCAAAAGAATAACCTGTAGCCCAAGCAGGAGGACAAATGTTCTCGACCTTATTGATTTTCATCATACTCGGCATTTTCGCCGGGATACTGGCCGGATTGCTCGGCATCGGCGGAGGACTGGTCATCGTGCCTATCCTTGTCTTTACCCTGCCGCCGCTGGGTATCCCGGAAGTACACCTGATGCACATTGCATTGGGCACATCCCTCGCAAGCATCATATTTACTTCCATCTCAAGTATGCGTTCGCACAATAAACGAGGTGCTGTACGCTGGGATATTTTTAAATCAATTACTCCGGGTATCATTCTCGGTACATTTCTCGGTTCCCTCTCCACCTCATTCATGAACACCAATTTCCTGAAAGGCATTTTTGTAGTTTTTCTCTACTATGTGGCCTCTCAGATGCTTTTCGGGCTCAAGCCTAAAGCATCACGCAAGGTTCCGGAAGCTAAAGGAATGT encodes the following:
- a CDS encoding FadR/GntR family transcriptional regulator gives rise to the protein MESKSAKTVHQSVARQIAELIESGNLKKGDKLPAERTLAERFKVSRSSIREAIKSLAQKNLVESRRGDGTYILADMDADIFDAFITAFSDQKKRINDIFQFRKVIEPEIAALAASSMDEETLNRMKVIVCDQQIKARTGKNSSNLDAQLHLEIARATGNSIFPEMMQALDRIMTESRSEILQPPARQKASIAAHFKILEAFENRDPAMAREAMRQHIAEVEEAATGHDSKE
- a CDS encoding succinate dehydrogenase/fumarate reductase cytochrome b subunit; the encoded protein is MPFNSTVSPVKRGKSDAILDWLQMFSGVALIIFVFMHMSLVSSVIFSPSIMDTIAHTYEENYMAQIGGPILFLLFLFHFYLAARKIPFRLEGQKTIWKHAKMLKHRDTWLWVVQVVSAMLILVMGAIHMWAVLSDLPITAARSAERIQSGPWIFFYLVLAPLVVMHVVAGLYRIAVKWGFIKDYQRGRLNKFATGLAVVFICIGLATLARFMTLTT
- a CDS encoding sulfite exporter TauE/SafE family protein, which encodes MFSTLLIFIILGIFAGILAGLLGIGGGLVIVPILVFTLPPLGIPEVHLMHIALGTSLASIIFTSISSMRSHNKRGAVRWDIFKSITPGIILGTFLGSLSTSFMNTNFLKGIFVVFLYYVASQMLFGLKPKASRKVPEAKGMFVAGNVIGIFSSLVGIGGGTLSVPFLTMCNIVIHTAIGTAAAIGLPIAIAGTAGYVWTGIGVEGLPNYCIGYVYLPALIGIVSASMLTAPIGVRLAHSLPVDRLKKIFAVLLIIVATRMLLSIF